In Streptomyces sp. P3, one DNA window encodes the following:
- a CDS encoding DUF6585 family protein — MGVTMAARNLWDEMPTTVPGSAVERQLGAGRYAFRSRTSSVSWWGSFMLLLVTAFCVMMVFVISGESKWTNAILFIVLGGCAFLGAITVPLAARFKPVHWCAVFENGVVYQYGSQPPIAGAWDEITGCQRHATDLVRNGVTVSTTHSVYVQMQAGNFTVSGDTPDAQEIGALIANGWAATQNRIAEEDARARMAELGELLQTGGRAAFGPFTVSLAGLEHGGTVTDWKRISEVELMGSTICVVVTGELKPVRVPVSDVADAVLFLTASDALRRASRQSR; from the coding sequence ATGGGAGTGACGATGGCGGCCCGAAACCTATGGGACGAGATGCCGACGACCGTGCCGGGCTCGGCGGTGGAGCGGCAGTTGGGCGCCGGTCGATACGCCTTTCGCTCACGGACCAGTTCGGTGTCGTGGTGGGGCTCGTTCATGCTTCTCCTGGTTACCGCCTTCTGCGTGATGATGGTCTTCGTCATCAGTGGTGAGAGCAAGTGGACGAACGCGATCCTCTTCATCGTCCTCGGCGGGTGCGCCTTCCTCGGGGCGATCACCGTTCCCTTGGCCGCACGGTTCAAGCCGGTGCATTGGTGTGCCGTTTTCGAGAACGGTGTCGTGTACCAGTACGGTTCACAGCCCCCGATCGCCGGCGCCTGGGACGAGATCACCGGATGTCAGCGACACGCGACGGACCTCGTACGCAACGGGGTCACGGTGTCCACCACACATTCCGTGTACGTCCAGATGCAGGCCGGCAATTTCACGGTGTCGGGTGACACGCCTGACGCGCAGGAGATCGGCGCCCTGATCGCGAACGGCTGGGCCGCGACCCAGAACCGGATCGCCGAGGAGGACGCCAGGGCCCGAATGGCCGAACTCGGCGAGTTGTTGCAGACCGGCGGCCGGGCGGCGTTCGGACCGTTCACAGTGAGCCTGGCCGGCCTCGAGCACGGGGGCACCGTCACGGACTGGAAGAGGATCAGTGAGGTCGAGCTGATGGGATCGACCATCTGCGTGGTGGTGACCGGTGAGCTCAAGCCGGTCCGGGTGCCGGTCTCCGACGTGGCGGACGCCGTTCTGTTCCTCACCGCATCGGACGCCTTGCGACGGGCCTCCCGGCAGTCCAGGTGA
- a CDS encoding protein kinase has translation MSATPSEAFADVLLEELNGRTTPEGRRHLLETVDESVMTAATVAVLRDILDHITDYDFERTDNSKFSDACRTARLRLLDEPDGPTAPVIGFVSLISLNVTLLARRFESPDAEKQRLADLYAGSLFPDLAIGRAIELVYGPVGHPATTSGEAGFWSTIDFSSLEYHKAGTTSFILRGYKRIPDNEAGARSALAVKCVLFPWNKLSAISKATDQYAQRYGAEAVSPQVVKPTASSGQWVLMPFQEGKTLGESLAEFEAGTPGMAARIAMAEYVADKITNALHELSCRQPIFEADPQRQHLDLSPNNIIIDPQGNAKLIDLGINHLYSRQVGIAEHDDAVYVAPEIKNNKKASQTADVYSLGIILMQILASTPPRDGRTPEIIWSTSPNLGRLLEDLIEERPERRLLAMPHAPGLRYDVLRQRLAFCFELVRQEPVAGESAAKYLAARIAPTSREFSTQFEQWRQWRDESAFRGAYDRYLLFFTALSSLAWWFIVSKTALATAADIVVGEAEGLPAGSELHAKVIALSQGLVAAKFYQTVLARVTTRGIPGFRARCTEVAMRSMALVAVPTTVLSTFSPEWYWVWPWTCAGGAVAVALTNWAVWATANDLLDKSQRILSTAPDASRRFARGYEQWWWTMLLYAMIIATIGAGVQAGRLKDTSAYVFILVVITLGVHYGTKCAAAGPAVGGSIARAFSAGQRMEKLRNRGII, from the coding sequence ATGAGCGCGACGCCAAGCGAAGCCTTTGCTGATGTGCTGCTCGAAGAACTGAACGGCCGGACCACGCCAGAAGGCAGACGGCACCTCTTGGAAACCGTCGATGAGTCAGTGATGACGGCCGCGACGGTGGCTGTTCTCCGGGACATTCTGGACCACATCACCGACTACGATTTCGAGAGAACGGACAACAGCAAGTTCTCAGACGCCTGTCGTACGGCACGCCTGCGCCTGCTGGATGAGCCGGATGGGCCCACGGCACCTGTTATTGGGTTTGTCTCGCTGATCAGCCTCAACGTGACCCTCCTGGCTCGACGTTTCGAGTCACCCGATGCCGAGAAACAGCGCTTAGCCGATCTCTATGCCGGCTCGTTGTTCCCCGACCTTGCGATCGGCCGGGCGATCGAGTTGGTCTACGGACCCGTCGGGCACCCCGCGACCACCTCAGGTGAAGCGGGATTCTGGTCGACTATTGACTTTTCGAGCTTGGAGTACCATAAGGCAGGAACCACTTCATTCATCCTGCGAGGCTATAAGCGAATACCGGACAACGAAGCGGGGGCTCGTAGCGCGTTGGCTGTCAAGTGTGTTCTGTTTCCCTGGAACAAACTATCCGCCATCTCCAAGGCGACCGACCAGTACGCTCAGCGCTATGGCGCCGAGGCTGTTTCGCCGCAAGTGGTCAAGCCGACAGCTTCGTCCGGGCAGTGGGTGCTGATGCCGTTTCAGGAGGGAAAGACCCTCGGAGAGAGTCTCGCCGAATTCGAAGCAGGGACTCCGGGAATGGCTGCCAGGATTGCTATGGCGGAGTATGTGGCGGACAAGATCACGAATGCCTTGCATGAACTCTCCTGCCGGCAGCCGATCTTTGAGGCCGATCCCCAGCGTCAGCATCTCGACCTGTCGCCCAACAACATCATCATCGACCCACAGGGCAACGCGAAGCTCATTGACCTGGGGATAAATCACCTTTACAGCCGGCAGGTCGGAATCGCTGAACACGACGACGCCGTTTACGTCGCTCCCGAGATCAAGAACAACAAGAAGGCGTCACAGACTGCTGACGTCTACTCCCTCGGCATCATTCTGATGCAGATCCTGGCCAGCACGCCGCCGCGCGACGGGCGGACGCCGGAGATCATCTGGTCCACCAGCCCAAATCTGGGGCGACTTTTGGAGGACCTGATAGAAGAACGCCCAGAGCGGCGGCTGCTGGCCATGCCCCATGCGCCAGGCCTCAGGTATGACGTTCTTCGCCAAAGGCTGGCCTTCTGTTTCGAACTCGTCCGCCAAGAACCGGTTGCAGGGGAGAGTGCCGCCAAGTACCTGGCCGCTCGAATAGCTCCTACCTCGCGCGAATTCTCAACCCAGTTCGAGCAGTGGCGACAGTGGCGCGACGAATCCGCTTTCAGGGGCGCCTACGACAGATACTTGCTCTTCTTTACCGCTCTGTCCTCGCTGGCGTGGTGGTTCATCGTATCCAAGACCGCCCTGGCTACTGCAGCGGACATCGTGGTCGGTGAGGCGGAAGGGCTGCCCGCCGGATCTGAGCTTCATGCCAAAGTCATCGCCCTGTCCCAGGGGCTGGTGGCGGCCAAGTTTTATCAGACGGTGCTGGCTCGGGTGACGACGCGTGGAATACCGGGGTTTCGGGCCCGCTGTACTGAGGTCGCGATGCGTTCCATGGCTTTGGTCGCGGTCCCGACGACCGTACTCTCCACTTTCAGCCCCGAATGGTACTGGGTATGGCCATGGACTTGCGCGGGAGGGGCAGTGGCCGTCGCCTTGACCAATTGGGCCGTCTGGGCGACGGCAAATGATCTGCTGGATAAATCCCAGAGAATCCTGTCGACCGCGCCTGACGCGAGCCGTCGTTTTGCCCGTGGTTATGAGCAGTGGTGGTGGACGATGCTGCTCTACGCCATGATCATCGCGACGATTGGTGCCGGTGTTCAGGCGGGAAGGCTCAAGGATACGTCTGCGTACGTGTTCATCCTGGTGGTGATCACACTCGGGGTGCACTACGGCACGAAGTGCGCGGCGGCCGGCCCGGCTGTCGGCGGCAGTATCGCGCGCGCCTTCTCGGCCGGACAGCGGATGGAGAAACTTCGTAACCGGGGCATCATCTGA
- a CDS encoding PmoA family protein, protein MTGELRLVHAHGDRVTVTAPATGVELLAYVYRPEAAWEAPKPYLHPMRTLAGDVVTDYRPNDHRWHKGLSLTASHLSGANLWGGNSYVHGDGYLELPERVGSMTHAGFDEVAAEDGRVVIAERLDWRPHSGELWARESRRIEVHDVDHASGSWALTWTSAVVNCREEPLRFGSPTTAGREMAGYTGLFWRGPRAFRDGRIIGPDGEGPGLMASQSPWLALSGEHDGADGHATVVFAHAPENDHDGARGAHPAHWFVRNEPFAGIAPSWAFFDELELAPGETLTRRYRVVVADGAWERPEIAKYLEEHPW, encoded by the coding sequence ATGACCGGGGAGCTGCGGCTCGTCCACGCCCACGGCGACCGCGTCACGGTCACCGCCCCGGCCACCGGCGTCGAACTTCTCGCCTACGTCTACCGTCCGGAGGCCGCGTGGGAGGCGCCGAAGCCGTACCTCCACCCGATGAGGACCCTGGCCGGCGACGTCGTCACCGACTACCGCCCGAACGACCACCGCTGGCACAAGGGACTGTCGCTCACCGCCTCCCACCTCTCCGGGGCCAACCTGTGGGGCGGCAACTCGTACGTCCACGGAGACGGCTATCTCGAACTGCCGGAGCGCGTCGGCTCCATGACACACGCGGGCTTCGACGAGGTCGCCGCGGAAGACGGCCGGGTCGTCATCGCCGAGCGCCTGGACTGGCGGCCGCACAGCGGGGAGCTGTGGGCGCGGGAGTCCCGCCGGATCGAGGTGCACGACGTCGACCACGCCTCCGGCTCCTGGGCGCTGACCTGGACCAGCGCCGTCGTCAACTGCCGGGAGGAGCCGCTGCGCTTCGGCAGCCCGACCACCGCGGGGCGGGAGATGGCCGGCTACACGGGCCTGTTCTGGCGCGGCCCGCGCGCTTTCCGGGACGGCCGCATCATCGGCCCGGACGGGGAGGGGCCGGGGCTGATGGCCTCGCAGAGCCCCTGGCTCGCCCTGTCCGGCGAGCACGACGGCGCGGACGGCCACGCCACCGTCGTCTTCGCACACGCGCCCGAGAACGACCACGACGGCGCCCGGGGCGCGCACCCCGCACACTGGTTCGTCCGCAACGAGCCCTTCGCGGGCATCGCCCCGTCCTGGGCGTTCTTCGACGAACTGGAGCTCGCCCCCGGCGAGACGCTCACGCGCCGCTATCGCGTCGTCGTGGCCGACGGCGCCTGGGAGCGGCCGGAGATCGCCAAGTACCTCGAGGAGCATCCCTGGTGA
- a CDS encoding Gfo/Idh/MocA family protein encodes MSPSTPPRIPLDGRRIRAAVVGVGAIGRGSHLPALQQLAAEGETEVVAAVDIDATAVRAFCADGGVPHPYTDLERMLAEQRPDLVTICTPPTLHREQSVAALRAGAWVWCEKPPVPTLADYAAVEAEEGTQGGPYSSIVFQHRFGSGTRHVRRLLAEQALGRPLVVHCQTTWYRDTAYYAVPWRGRWETEGGGPAMGHGIHQMDLMLDLLGPWSEVRAMAGRLVHAVETEDVSTALVRFESGALATVVNSVLSPDEVSRIRIDCERATVELTHLYGHSNADWRVTPAPGVPGDEAAAWRDFGADVPSSHLAQLRELVASMRAGRRPRSSGADGRTSLELVTALYKSAFTDTTVRRGEIGPGDPYYTALHGGAPGWAPGTGTGTGTGAAPGPAQAEVPA; translated from the coding sequence ATGTCCCCCTCCACTCCGCCCCGGATCCCACTCGACGGCCGCCGCATCCGGGCCGCTGTCGTCGGCGTCGGCGCCATCGGCCGCGGTTCCCACCTGCCCGCCCTCCAGCAGCTCGCCGCCGAGGGCGAGACCGAGGTCGTGGCGGCCGTTGACATCGATGCCACCGCCGTCCGGGCGTTCTGCGCCGATGGCGGGGTCCCGCACCCGTACACCGATCTGGAGCGGATGCTGGCGGAGCAGCGCCCCGACCTCGTGACCATCTGCACCCCGCCGACCCTGCATCGTGAGCAGAGCGTGGCCGCGTTGCGGGCGGGCGCCTGGGTGTGGTGCGAGAAGCCTCCCGTGCCGACCCTCGCCGACTACGCGGCGGTGGAGGCGGAGGAGGGCACTCAGGGTGGCCCGTACTCGTCGATCGTCTTCCAGCACCGCTTCGGCTCGGGGACGCGGCACGTGCGGCGGCTGCTCGCCGAGCAGGCCCTCGGACGGCCGCTCGTCGTGCACTGCCAGACCACCTGGTACCGCGACACCGCGTACTACGCCGTCCCCTGGCGCGGTCGCTGGGAGACCGAGGGCGGCGGCCCGGCCATGGGCCACGGCATCCACCAGATGGACCTCATGCTCGACCTCCTGGGCCCGTGGAGCGAGGTGCGGGCGATGGCCGGCCGGCTCGTGCACGCCGTGGAGACGGAGGACGTGTCCACCGCGCTGGTCCGCTTCGAGAGCGGAGCCCTGGCCACGGTCGTCAACAGCGTCCTGAGCCCCGACGAGGTCAGCCGTATCCGCATCGACTGCGAGCGCGCCACCGTCGAGCTCACCCACCTCTACGGCCATTCCAACGCCGACTGGCGCGTCACCCCCGCCCCCGGTGTGCCGGGCGACGAGGCGGCGGCCTGGCGCGACTTCGGCGCGGACGTCCCCAGTTCGCACCTCGCGCAGCTGCGGGAGCTGGTCGCGAGCATGCGCGCCGGCCGACGGCCGCGCAGCAGCGGTGCCGACGGACGCACCAGCCTGGAACTGGTCACCGCCCTGTACAAGTCGGCGTTCACCGACACGACGGTACGGCGGGGCGAGATCGGGCCCGGCGACCCCTACTACACGGCGCTCCACGGCGGCGCCCCGGGCTGGGCTCCCGGTACGGGCACGGGTACGGGCACCGGCGCCGCCCCGGGCCCGGCGCAGGCGGAGGTACCCGCATGA
- a CDS encoding nuclear transport factor 2 family protein, translating to MTQRVELAAVMDRLAVDGLLTDYAVAVDDGDWTAYRDLFTPDGRADYRSAGGIEGDAGSVASWLADNLRVFAMRQHLLVNRRVRFGILEQDAGDTARVQADYVNPMRFAAQENGAPPGAPDFVCGGRYAFGLLRTHDGWRVREVAVQEKWRRMSG from the coding sequence ATGACGCAGCGTGTGGAGCTCGCCGCCGTGATGGACCGGCTGGCCGTCGACGGATTGCTCACCGACTACGCGGTGGCGGTCGACGACGGGGACTGGACGGCGTACCGCGACCTGTTCACCCCGGACGGGCGGGCGGACTACCGCTCGGCCGGGGGCATCGAGGGGGATGCCGGGAGCGTCGCCTCCTGGCTCGCAGACAATCTGCGGGTGTTCGCGATGCGGCAGCATCTCCTCGTCAACCGCCGGGTGCGTTTCGGGATCCTGGAACAGGACGCGGGCGACACCGCCCGGGTGCAGGCCGACTACGTCAACCCGATGCGGTTCGCGGCCCAGGAGAACGGGGCGCCGCCCGGCGCGCCGGACTTCGTGTGCGGGGGCCGGTACGCCTTCGGTCTGCTGCGGACGCACGACGGCTGGCGGGTGCGGGAGGTCGCCGTACAGGAGAAGTGGCGGCGCATGTCCGGTTGA
- a CDS encoding DNA alkylation repair protein: protein MTVTSAGAPGVPDSALADTVLERLTTVYGAAADPARAAAMRAYMKDVAPFLGLPTPDRRALSRAVLAGAPRPGEDDCTAIALRCWALPQREYHYFAVDYLRRHVGRLSSAFLPTARRLVATTSWWDTVDLLAAHVVGALVAADPRLTADMDAWIADEDLWVARTALLHQLTYKDRTDADRLFAYCLRQSGHPDFFVRKAIGWSLREYAKTDPEAVRAFLVRERGRFAPLSVREALKNIGGVPAG from the coding sequence ATGACCGTCACAAGTGCGGGTGCTCCCGGCGTGCCGGACAGCGCTCTCGCCGACACCGTGCTGGAGCGGCTGACGACCGTGTACGGCGCCGCGGCCGACCCCGCCCGGGCGGCGGCGATGCGCGCGTACATGAAGGACGTCGCCCCGTTCCTGGGCCTGCCCACACCCGACCGCCGGGCCCTGTCCCGCGCGGTCCTGGCGGGCGCGCCGCGCCCCGGCGAGGACGACTGCACGGCGATCGCACTGCGCTGCTGGGCGCTGCCGCAGCGCGAGTACCACTACTTCGCCGTCGACTACCTGCGCCGGCATGTGGGACGCCTGTCCTCCGCCTTCCTGCCGACGGCCCGCCGGCTCGTCGCCACGACGTCCTGGTGGGACACCGTGGACCTGCTCGCCGCGCATGTGGTCGGCGCCCTCGTCGCGGCCGACCCCCGGCTCACCGCCGACATGGACGCCTGGATCGCCGACGAGGACCTGTGGGTCGCCCGCACCGCCCTGCTCCACCAGCTGACCTACAAGGACCGCACGGACGCGGACCGCCTGTTCGCGTACTGTCTGCGCCAGTCCGGGCACCCCGACTTCTTCGTGCGCAAGGCCATCGGCTGGAGCCTGCGCGAGTACGCCAAGACCGACCCGGAGGCCGTCCGCGCCTTTCTCGTCCGGGAGCGGGGCAGGTTCGCGCCGCTGAGCGTGCGCGAGGCGCTGAAGAACATCGGCGGCGTCCCGGCCGGATGA
- a CDS encoding TVP38/TMEM64 family protein: MLDAPTRSGGTAAAPPRAIATELAVPAVPPVVTGVLTPAVPPVVARVTAPVPAPGGLAARCTAVLLSPWSRLALLVALLVAAATSVLLFEPQKLLADGWPPQLGGPSAAVVFAVAYGLCTVAFVPRPLLNLAAGALFGSQWGIAAALAGTVLGAGTAFGLGRLLGQDALRPLLRGRLLTAADGQLSRHGLRSMLAARLFPGVPFAAANYCAAVSRMSWPSFLTATALGSVPNTAAYVVAGARASSPTSPAFLIALGCIALPALGGAAVAWRKRHHLRRA, translated from the coding sequence ATGCTCGATGCCCCCACCCGCTCTGGCGGCACCGCCGCGGCCCCTCCCCGGGCCATCGCCACGGAGCTCGCCGTCCCCGCCGTCCCGCCCGTGGTGACGGGTGTCCTCACACCCGCCGTCCCACCCGTCGTCGCCCGCGTCACGGCTCCGGTCCCCGCGCCCGGCGGTCTCGCCGCGCGATGCACGGCAGTGCTGCTCTCGCCCTGGTCCCGCCTGGCTCTGCTGGTCGCCCTGCTCGTCGCGGCCGCCACGAGCGTGCTGCTCTTCGAGCCGCAGAAGCTGCTCGCGGACGGCTGGCCACCGCAGTTGGGCGGCCCGTCGGCCGCCGTCGTCTTCGCGGTGGCGTACGGACTGTGCACGGTGGCGTTCGTGCCGAGACCGCTGCTGAACCTGGCCGCGGGCGCGTTGTTCGGCTCACAGTGGGGCATCGCGGCGGCGCTGGCGGGCACGGTACTGGGGGCCGGCACGGCCTTCGGGCTGGGCCGGCTGCTCGGCCAGGACGCCCTGCGTCCGCTGCTGCGCGGACGGCTGCTCACGGCGGCGGACGGACAGCTCAGTCGGCACGGCCTGCGCTCGATGCTGGCGGCCCGGCTGTTCCCGGGCGTTCCGTTCGCGGCCGCGAACTACTGCGCCGCCGTCTCGCGGATGAGCTGGCCGTCCTTCCTGACCGCGACCGCACTCGGCTCGGTCCCGAACACGGCCGCGTACGTCGTGGCCGGGGCCCGCGCCTCCTCCCCCACCTCACCGGCCTTCCTGATCGCCCTGGGCTGCATCGCCCTGCCGGCGCTCGGCGGCGCGGCGGTCGCCTGGCGCAAACGCCACCACCTGCGCCGCGCGTGA
- a CDS encoding DUF5829 family protein has translation MIVVLAVTLAGAIGGGAGTAQADGSRPSSDRQLLFYNHSYGVLDRETADAIEHSGYLSDFAEFQVRTTTGTGGQTWTGRYLMGRETYLELFGVGDIAGQDGTLGSAGLGLSTEREGDLATVTERLKSEGVADPVGFLQTRDFGDGVPVPWFDAVLTTTEYDAFGAWAMEYRPEYFADPRGHTEPAGFPGDVGRERYLSDDYRTHLMRDVTSVRLAVTEGDLADTVPLLRAGGFAVRTVTDGGVVAERGGTTIRLDAVPRDQAGLQRVEMSLNRPVPERHIERIGHSTLVVGPGSQAVWTFNGNGNSEDNGTP, from the coding sequence ATGATCGTCGTGCTCGCTGTGACCCTCGCCGGGGCGATCGGGGGTGGCGCGGGGACGGCACAGGCCGACGGGAGCAGACCCTCGTCCGACCGGCAGCTGTTGTTCTACAACCACTCCTACGGGGTCCTCGACCGGGAGACCGCCGACGCCATCGAACACTCCGGCTATCTCTCGGACTTCGCCGAATTCCAGGTCCGCACCACGACCGGGACCGGCGGGCAGACCTGGACCGGCCGCTATCTGATGGGCCGCGAGACCTACCTCGAGCTGTTCGGAGTCGGTGACATCGCCGGCCAGGACGGCACCCTCGGCTCCGCCGGGCTGGGCCTGTCGACCGAACGAGAGGGAGACCTGGCGACGGTCACCGAGCGACTGAAGAGCGAGGGGGTCGCCGACCCCGTCGGATTCCTCCAGACCAGGGACTTCGGTGACGGAGTGCCCGTGCCGTGGTTCGACGCCGTTCTCACCACCACCGAGTACGACGCCTTCGGGGCCTGGGCGATGGAGTACCGGCCGGAGTACTTCGCCGATCCTCGCGGCCACACCGAGCCGGCGGGTTTTCCCGGTGACGTCGGCAGGGAGCGCTACCTCTCCGACGACTACCGCACCCACCTGATGAGAGACGTGACCTCCGTCCGGCTCGCGGTCACCGAGGGCGACCTGGCCGACACCGTGCCGTTGCTCCGGGCCGGCGGGTTCGCCGTCCGGACCGTGACGGACGGCGGGGTCGTCGCGGAGCGGGGTGGCACCACGATCCGACTCGACGCCGTCCCACGCGATCAAGCCGGTCTGCAGCGGGTCGAGATGTCACTCAACCGGCCCGTGCCGGAACGGCACATCGAGCGGATCGGTCACTCGACGCTGGTCGTCGGCCCCGGCAGCCAAGCCGTGTGGACGTTCAACGGCAACGGCAACTCCGAGGACAACGGCACGCCCTGA
- a CDS encoding undecaprenyl-diphosphate phosphatase, translated as MSWFESLILGLVQGLTEFLPVSSSAHLRLTAAFSGWEDPGAAFTAITQIGTEAAVLIYFRKDIGRIIAAWSRSLFDKTMRKDHDAQMGWLVIVGSIPIGLLGVTLKDQIEGPFRDLRITATMLVVVGIVIGVADRLAARDETGGKHRAPKQRKTLENLGVKDGLIFGLCQACALIPGVSRSGATISGGLFMGYKREAAARYSFLLAIPAVLASGVFETKDALEGGHVAWGPTLFATVIAFATGYAVIAWFMKFISTKSFMPFVYYRVVLGIVIIALVATGALSPHAAESAG; from the coding sequence ATGTCTTGGTTTGAATCCCTCATCCTCGGACTCGTCCAGGGGCTGACCGAGTTCCTCCCCGTCTCCTCCAGCGCGCACCTGCGGCTGACCGCGGCGTTCTCCGGGTGGGAAGACCCCGGCGCCGCCTTCACGGCGATCACGCAGATCGGCACGGAGGCCGCGGTCCTCATCTACTTCCGCAAGGACATCGGGCGGATCATCGCGGCGTGGAGCCGGTCACTGTTCGACAAGACGATGCGCAAGGACCACGACGCCCAGATGGGCTGGCTGGTGATCGTCGGTTCCATCCCGATCGGCCTGCTGGGTGTGACCCTGAAGGACCAGATCGAGGGACCGTTCCGCGACCTGCGGATCACCGCCACCATGCTCGTCGTCGTCGGCATCGTGATCGGCGTCGCCGACCGTCTCGCGGCCCGGGACGAGACGGGCGGGAAGCACCGTGCGCCCAAGCAGCGCAAGACCCTGGAGAACCTGGGCGTCAAGGACGGCCTGATCTTCGGCCTCTGCCAGGCCTGCGCGCTGATCCCCGGCGTCTCGCGTTCCGGCGCCACCATCAGCGGCGGCCTGTTCATGGGCTACAAGCGCGAGGCCGCGGCGCGTTACTCCTTCCTGCTCGCCATCCCGGCCGTGCTGGCCTCCGGGGTCTTCGAGACGAAGGACGCGCTGGAGGGCGGCCACGTGGCGTGGGGGCCGACGCTGTTCGCGACAGTGATCGCCTTCGCGACGGGCTACGCGGTCATCGCCTGGTTCATGAAGTTCATCAGCACCAAGTCGTTCATGCCGTTCGTCTATTACCGCGTCGTCCTCGGCATCGTCATCATCGCCCTGGTCGCGACGGGCGCGCTCAGCCCGCACGCGGCGGAGTCCGCGGGCTGA
- a CDS encoding WD40 repeat domain-containing protein yields MAFPGRPSPPPPQGPAAVLSGHGGAVNAVAFSPDGRLLASGSSDRTVILWDVTDASRPARAAHLTSHRRAVNAVAFSPDGRLLASGSTDWSGSSGTSRTWRTRPGRRSLSMNAPAGCFATAGGKAVSTR; encoded by the coding sequence ATGGCATTCCCGGGACGGCCGTCGCCACCTCCGCCGCAGGGACCGGCCGCTGTCCTCAGCGGGCACGGCGGAGCGGTGAACGCGGTGGCCTTCAGCCCGGACGGACGGCTGCTGGCGTCCGGAAGCAGCGACCGGACCGTGATCCTCTGGGACGTCACGGATGCCTCCCGCCCGGCCCGTGCCGCCCACCTCACCAGCCATCGCAGAGCGGTGAACGCGGTGGCCTTCAGCCCGGACGGACGGCTGCTGGCGTCCGGAAGCACCGACTGGAGCGGATCCTCTGGGACGTCACGGACCTGGCGAACCCGACCCGGTCGGCGATCCTTGTCCATGAACGCCCCGGCTGGGTGTTTCGCGACGGCTGGCGGCAAGGCGGTGTCCACGCGGTGA
- a CDS encoding DUF4291 domain-containing protein, translated as MEEPLHRIRALHTASTITVYQAYSSEIGLPAIRDGRFPAAWKPGRMTWIKPSFLWMMYRSGWGTKESQETVLAVEITRDGFDWALRHACLSSYVHGPHPDRGTWQRDLKRAPARVQWDPERDLHLRPLPYRSLQLGLSGEASSRYADEWIVSISDVTPLAHEIRALVREGQLDSAARLLPKEQEYPAGAQLLAHLSP; from the coding sequence ATGGAAGAACCGCTCCACAGGATCCGCGCGCTCCACACAGCGTCCACGATCACCGTCTACCAGGCTTACTCCTCCGAGATCGGACTGCCTGCCATCCGAGACGGCCGTTTTCCGGCCGCGTGGAAGCCTGGCCGCATGACGTGGATCAAGCCCAGTTTCCTGTGGATGATGTACCGATCCGGCTGGGGCACGAAGGAGAGCCAGGAGACCGTCCTCGCCGTCGAGATCACTCGCGACGGCTTCGACTGGGCGCTGCGCCATGCCTGCCTGTCGAGTTACGTCCACGGACCGCATCCCGATCGCGGGACCTGGCAGCGTGACCTCAAGCGCGCACCGGCCCGTGTGCAGTGGGATCCCGAACGCGATCTGCACCTGCGTCCCCTGCCGTACCGCTCGCTGCAACTGGGGCTCTCGGGTGAGGCATCGTCGCGTTACGCGGACGAGTGGATCGTGTCCATCAGCGATGTGACTCCGCTCGCCCACGAGATCCGCGCACTCGTCAGGGAAGGCCAACTGGACTCGGCTGCCCGATTGCTCCCCAAGGAGCAGGAGTACCCCGCTGGAGCACAACTTCTGGCCCACCTGTCTCCCTGA
- a CDS encoding WD40 repeat domain-containing protein, translating to MFRDGWRQGGVHAVSFSPDGRFIACASDRTVIIWDVSDRARPSRCARVTHQRHVWRSGPVMSVMFSPDGRLLASGSDGDKNTGVLWDVREPAHPVPTAVVRPQARDWPKALSAGGAPAVHSVGFSHDGRLLATGSGDLGVVSGTYGSWRQGAVTVWDVTDPAHPVRTGTATLPLAGLGDTGQMYAVAFRPDGRLLASGCENAAVTLWDVTDPTHLTPAAHLTGHRKAVRSLAFSPDGRMLAGCGIDTTVRLWETS from the coding sequence GTGTTTCGCGACGGCTGGCGGCAAGGCGGTGTCCACGCGGTGAGTTTCAGCCCGGACGGACGGTTCATCGCCTGCGCCAGCGACCGCACCGTGATCATCTGGGATGTCTCCGACCGGGCACGGCCGAGCCGGTGCGCCCGTGTCACCCACCAACGGCACGTCTGGCGGTCAGGTCCCGTCATGTCGGTGATGTTCAGTCCCGACGGACGGTTACTGGCCTCGGGTTCCGACGGCGACAAGAACACCGGGGTCCTGTGGGATGTCCGCGAGCCGGCGCATCCGGTCCCAACCGCCGTCGTCCGACCGCAGGCCCGCGATTGGCCCAAGGCGCTGTCCGCGGGCGGGGCGCCGGCCGTCCATTCGGTGGGGTTCAGTCATGACGGACGGCTCCTGGCCACCGGTAGCGGGGATCTGGGCGTTGTCTCCGGCACCTACGGGTCGTGGCGGCAAGGAGCCGTCACGGTGTGGGACGTCACCGACCCGGCACATCCCGTGAGGACGGGCACAGCCACCCTCCCCCTGGCCGGTCTCGGGGACACGGGGCAGATGTATGCGGTGGCGTTCCGTCCGGACGGCCGGTTGCTGGCCTCCGGATGTGAGAACGCGGCCGTGACCCTGTGGGATGTCACCGACCCCACGCACCTGACCCCGGCCGCCCATCTCACCGGCCACCGCAAGGCTGTACGGAGTCTGGCGTTCAGCCCGGACGGACGAATGCTCGCCGGCTGCGGCATCGACACGACGGTGAGGCTGTGGGAAACGAGCTGA